GTCCACTCCAGGCGCTGCTTCTTGGCCAGGCCCCAGGGGTTGCCCTTCTTCTCCAGGTTCTTGAGCATCGTGCCCGCCTCGGACGGGAACGCCGACTCGATCATCACCTGGTAGCGGCGCATGTCGACGATGTGGTCGACGTGCTCGATGTCCACCGGGCACTGCTCGACGCAGGCGCCGCAGGTGGTGCAGGACCACAGGACGTCCGGGTCGATGACTCCGCCCGCGGCGAAGCCGCTGTCAGATGCAGGCTCGGCGGTGCCGATGAGCGGGCGCTCGGCCTCGGCCAACGCTGCCGCCGGCACCGAAGCCAGCTGCTCCTCGGACGCCTTCTCCTCGCCCTCCACCGTCTTGCCGCCGCCGGCCAGCAGGTACGGCGCCTTGGCGTGGGCGTGGTCCCGCAGGGACATGATCAGCAGCTTGGGGGACAGGGGCTTGCCCGTGTTCCACGCCGGGCACTGCGACTGGCAGCGCCCGCACTCGGTGCAGGTGGAGAAGTCCAGCAGGCCCTTCCAGGAGAACTGCTCGACCTGGGAGACACCGAAGACGTCGTCCTCGCCGGGGTCGGTGAAGTCGATCGGCTCGCCGCCGGACGTCATCGGCTGCAGCGCGCCGAGCGCCGTCCCGCCCGTCGCCTCGCGCTTGAACCAGATGTTCGGGAAGGCGAGGAAGCGGTGCCAGGCCACACCCATGTTGGTGTTGAGCGAGACCGTGATCATCCAGATCATGGTCGTGCCCAGCTTGATCATCGCGAAGAGGTAGACGAGGTTCTGCAGCGCGCCGACGCTCAGGCCCTTGAAGGCCAGGACCAGCGGATACGAGGCGAAGTACGCGGCCTCGTAGTGCTCGACGTGGTGCAGCGCGCCCTCCAGGCCGCGCAGCACGTAGATGGCCAGGCCGATGGTGAGGATGACGTACTCGACGAAGTACGCCTGGCCCATCTTCGAGCCCGCGAACCGCGACTTGCGGCCGGGCCGCGAGGGCAGGTTCAGCAGGCGGATGACCATCAGGACCGCGATGCCGATGGTCGTCATCGCCGCGATGAACTCGATGTACAGCTCGTACGGCAGGAAGCCGCCGATCACCGGGAGCGTCCAGTCGGCCTGGAAGAGCTGGCCGTAGGCGGTGATGATGGTCGGCGGCAGCGTCAGGAAGCCGATCGCCACGAACCAGTGGGCGACGCCGACGATGCCCCAGCGGTTCATCCGCGTGTGGCCGAGGAACTCCCGCACCAGCGTCACACTGCGCGAATAGGGGTTGTCGGTGCGGCTGCCGGCGGGCACGGGCTGGCCCAGCTTGAAGTACCGGACGAACTGGCCGATGGCGCGTGCGAGCAGCGCAACGCCGACCACG
The nucleotide sequence above comes from Streptomyces sp. NL15-2K. Encoded proteins:
- a CDS encoding (Fe-S)-binding protein encodes the protein MQLAAIIVSLVLTVVGVALLARAIGQFVRYFKLGQPVPAGSRTDNPYSRSVTLVREFLGHTRMNRWGIVGVAHWFVAIGFLTLPPTIITAYGQLFQADWTLPVIGGFLPYELYIEFIAAMTTIGIAVLMVIRLLNLPSRPGRKSRFAGSKMGQAYFVEYVILTIGLAIYVLRGLEGALHHVEHYEAAYFASYPLVLAFKGLSVGALQNLVYLFAMIKLGTTMIWMITVSLNTNMGVAWHRFLAFPNIWFKREATGGTALGALQPMTSGGEPIDFTDPGEDDVFGVSQVEQFSWKGLLDFSTCTECGRCQSQCPAWNTGKPLSPKLLIMSLRDHAHAKAPYLLAGGGKTVEGEEKASEEQLASVPAAALAEAERPLIGTAEPASDSGFAAGGVIDPDVLWSCTTCGACVEQCPVDIEHVDHIVDMRRYQVMIESAFPSEAGTMLKNLEKKGNPWGLAKKQRLEWTKEVDFEVPVVGKDIEDLSEVEYLYWVGCAGALEDRAKKTTKAFAELLHMAGVKFAIMGGDEKCTGDSARRLGNEPLFQELGMENVAALNMAFGEEMDDEGKVTEESRKPKSAKKIVATCPHCLNTLGNEYPQLGGDYEVIHHTQLLQHLVDEGKLVPVTPVEGLITYHDPCYLGRHNKIYTPPREIIASVPGLRNEEMHRHKERGFCCGAGGARMWMEERIGKRINNERVDEALSLNPDIVSTACPFCLVMLTDSVNGKKNDGKAKESIQVVDVAQLLLESVRTPVTDDEPDDEPPAGDADAESAPEPQPVK